Proteins from a genomic interval of Stenotrophomonas maltophilia:
- a CDS encoding transglutaminase TgpA family protein yields MTETTPSLDRNARNWTLASAALALLPLLLQLPPLLAGVIAAAAGVTAVLSWRKVLPMPLRLLLVLAMLGAIVWQMGMVRPGRDTGCALLAAMLAIKSSELRSRRDARSLLGFALFSPFAAFLLDQGPLTTGLAALAGISALLALQRLAGDEGHAGHLPLRGQLRGVGRLLAIGLPLALACFWLFPRLATPLWGVPERAVGTPGLSDSMEPGQWLDLMADDAPALRVQFFGAVPEPMQRYWRGPVLTAFDGRRWTRDRASDRRPAAMVEAGTQGWDYQIDYEPTDRRQLVALDLPSRAPAGSTLDADMSLSSERSLASLSRWRLHSAPPQRFDSTLSPYLRRAALQLPGGFNPRTATLAQQWRQDAGGDDEAIVRRALQWITTDFSYTLQTPPAGRDPVDEFLFGYKAGFCEHFSSAFVVLMRNAGIPARVVTGFAGGTYNRLGDYWIVRRMDAHAWAEVWLPQRGWVRVDPTAAVAPERILDTLDDRLQAGTDSPLQQRWQQLGQMGDWLRRGWNDLVLSFDARRQQQLLKPLGLDDLGPAQLVAGFVVATMLALTWMAWLLARGERERDPLLRAWRGLGRRYARLGLGRHPHETAQDWAQRVHAQRSDPALLALSQRFADARYAGTCTDLASLLRDLRRHRPTSGASP; encoded by the coding sequence ATGACTGAGACCACGCCCTCGCTCGACCGCAATGCCCGCAACTGGACCCTGGCCAGCGCGGCGTTGGCGCTGTTGCCGCTGCTGCTGCAGTTGCCGCCCCTGCTGGCCGGCGTGATCGCGGCCGCGGCGGGCGTGACTGCGGTCCTGTCGTGGCGGAAGGTCCTGCCCATGCCGCTGCGCCTGCTGCTGGTGCTGGCCATGCTCGGTGCCATCGTCTGGCAGATGGGGATGGTTCGACCCGGGCGCGATACCGGTTGCGCCCTGCTGGCAGCGATGCTGGCGATCAAGTCCAGCGAACTGCGCAGCCGGCGCGATGCCCGCAGCCTGCTCGGCTTCGCGCTGTTTTCCCCGTTTGCGGCGTTCCTGCTCGACCAGGGACCACTGACCACCGGATTGGCCGCATTGGCGGGGATCAGCGCGTTGCTCGCCCTGCAGCGCCTGGCCGGGGATGAAGGCCACGCCGGCCACCTGCCACTGCGAGGGCAGCTGCGCGGCGTTGGCCGCCTGCTGGCGATCGGCCTGCCACTGGCATTGGCCTGCTTCTGGCTGTTCCCGCGGCTGGCAACGCCGCTGTGGGGCGTTCCCGAGCGTGCCGTCGGCACGCCTGGGCTGTCCGACAGCATGGAGCCCGGCCAGTGGCTGGACCTGATGGCTGACGATGCCCCGGCGTTGCGCGTGCAGTTCTTCGGGGCGGTACCCGAGCCGATGCAACGCTACTGGCGGGGACCGGTACTGACCGCCTTCGATGGCCGGCGCTGGACACGTGACCGCGCCAGCGATCGACGGCCGGCAGCCATGGTCGAGGCCGGCACGCAGGGCTGGGACTATCAGATCGACTACGAACCCACCGACCGGCGCCAGCTGGTGGCACTGGACCTGCCCAGCCGCGCCCCTGCGGGCAGCACGCTGGATGCGGACATGAGCCTGAGCAGCGAGCGCTCACTGGCGTCGCTGAGCCGCTGGCGACTGCATTCAGCGCCCCCACAACGCTTCGACAGCACGCTGTCGCCCTATCTGCGACGGGCCGCGCTGCAGTTGCCCGGTGGCTTCAACCCGCGCACGGCCACACTGGCGCAGCAATGGCGGCAGGATGCCGGCGGTGATGACGAAGCCATCGTTCGCCGCGCGCTGCAATGGATCACCACCGATTTCTCCTACACGCTGCAGACGCCGCCGGCGGGACGCGATCCGGTCGACGAGTTCCTGTTCGGCTACAAGGCCGGCTTCTGCGAACACTTCAGTTCCGCCTTCGTGGTACTGATGCGCAATGCCGGCATTCCGGCGCGGGTGGTGACCGGCTTTGCCGGTGGCACCTACAACCGCCTTGGCGACTACTGGATCGTGCGGCGGATGGACGCCCATGCCTGGGCCGAGGTATGGCTGCCGCAGCGCGGCTGGGTAAGGGTCGACCCTACCGCTGCGGTCGCACCGGAACGCATCCTTGATACCCTCGACGACCGCCTGCAGGCAGGCACCGACAGCCCGCTGCAGCAACGCTGGCAGCAGCTGGGGCAGATGGGCGACTGGCTGCGCCGCGGCTGGAACGACCTGGTGCTCTCCTTCGATGCACGCCGCCAGCAGCAACTGCTCAAGCCGTTGGGGCTGGATGATCTTGGCCCTGCGCAACTTGTCGCTGGCTTCGTGGTGGCAACGATGCTGGCCCTGACGTGGATGGCCTGGCTGCTGGCCCGGGGCGAGCGCGAACGTGACCCGCTGCTGCGTGCCTGGCGCGGGCTGGGCCGGCGCTATGCCCGCCTCGGGCTGGGACGGCACCCCCACGAAACCGCGCAGGACTGGGCACAGCGGGTTCATGCCCAACGTTCCGATCCCGCCCTGCTCGCACTCAGCCAGCGTTTCGCCGACGCGCGTTACGCTGGAACTTGCACCGACCTCGCTTCATTATTGCGGGACCTGCGCAGGCATCGCCCGACTTCCGGAGCCTCCCCATGA
- a CDS encoding AAA family ATPase produces the protein MTASSPNPSMLTDQLRQALREAQDQVNALVLGKVPEVRLAFVALLSGGHLLIEDLPGLGKTTLAHALASSLGLSFQRVQFTSDLLPADVLGVSVYEAGSRQFQFHPGPVFTHVLLADEINRAPPRTQSALLEAMAEQQVTLDGQTHPLPDPFFVIATQNPVDLSGTFPLPDSQLDRFLLRLAMGYPSAQAERELLRGTDRRDLIARAVPKLDDTQVRALREAVGQVHASDALVDYVQALLTRSRQHAGVRVGLSPRAGLALLRAARAHALLLGRSHVAPEDVQALFVAVAGHRLVTEAESSSGPALARAILQTVAVD, from the coding sequence ATGACAGCCTCGTCCCCCAATCCCAGCATGCTAACCGATCAACTGCGCCAGGCCCTGCGGGAGGCACAGGATCAGGTAAACGCACTGGTGCTGGGCAAGGTGCCGGAAGTCAGGCTGGCCTTTGTCGCCCTGCTTTCCGGCGGTCATCTGCTGATCGAGGATCTACCCGGCCTGGGCAAGACCACGCTGGCGCATGCGTTGGCCAGCAGCCTGGGCCTCAGCTTCCAGCGCGTGCAGTTCACCTCCGACCTGCTGCCCGCCGATGTACTGGGCGTCTCGGTATACGAAGCCGGCAGCCGCCAGTTCCAGTTCCATCCGGGACCGGTGTTCACGCACGTGCTGCTGGCCGATGAGATCAACCGTGCGCCGCCGCGCACGCAGAGCGCGCTGCTGGAAGCGATGGCCGAACAGCAGGTCACCCTGGATGGCCAGACCCACCCCCTGCCCGATCCGTTCTTCGTGATCGCCACGCAGAACCCGGTGGACCTGTCCGGTACCTTCCCGCTGCCGGATTCGCAGCTGGACCGTTTCCTGCTGCGGCTGGCGATGGGCTACCCCAGTGCGCAGGCCGAACGCGAACTGCTGCGCGGTACAGACCGCCGCGACCTGATCGCACGTGCCGTGCCGAAGCTGGATGACACCCAGGTACGCGCGCTGCGTGAAGCCGTCGGCCAGGTCCATGCCAGCGATGCACTGGTCGACTACGTGCAGGCCCTGCTGACCCGCAGCCGCCAGCACGCCGGCGTGCGCGTGGGCCTGTCACCGCGTGCAGGCCTTGCGCTGCTGCGCGCGGCCAGGGCGCATGCACTGCTGCTGGGCCGCAGCCACGTGGCGCCCGAGGACGTGCAGGCCCTGTTCGTGGCAGTGGCCGGTCATCGCCTAGTGACCGAAGCCGAGTCCAGCTCGGGGCCGGCACTGGCACGGGCCATCCTGCAGACCGTTGCGGTGGATTGA
- a CDS encoding YbaB/EbfC family nucleoid-associated protein, with translation MRGNIAQLMQQAQKMQENLQKAQEEIAKIEVTGSAGGGMVSVTLTGAKECRKVRIDPSLASDPEMLEDLIAAAFNDASNKIDAESKSKMGSATAGMQLPPGMKLPF, from the coding sequence ATGCGCGGAAACATCGCCCAACTGATGCAGCAGGCCCAGAAGATGCAGGAAAACCTGCAGAAGGCCCAGGAAGAGATCGCCAAGATCGAAGTGACCGGCAGCGCCGGTGGCGGCATGGTCAGCGTGACCCTGACCGGCGCCAAGGAATGCCGCAAGGTGCGCATCGACCCGTCGCTGGCCAGCGACCCGGAGATGCTGGAAGACCTGATCGCCGCCGCTTTCAATGACGCCTCGAACAAGATCGATGCCGAGTCGAAGTCGAAGATGGGTTCGGCCACCGCCGGCATGCAGCTGCCGCCGGGCATGAAGCTGCCGTTCTGA
- a CDS encoding GNAT family N-acetyltransferase — protein sequence MTLRLYRPTDASACLSIFDSNVPTYFAPEERSDFERFLHEQATDCAFQVIERDGSIIACGGLSRRGDGSAGFCWGMVERALHRQGIGRELAVARLQQAERDASIARITLSTSQHTRGFYAGLGFQVTRVVPDGHGPGIDAVEMERRM from the coding sequence ATGACACTCCGCCTCTACCGCCCCACCGATGCCAGCGCCTGCTTGTCGATCTTCGACAGCAACGTACCCACCTACTTCGCACCCGAAGAGCGCAGCGATTTCGAACGCTTCCTGCATGAGCAGGCCACGGACTGCGCGTTCCAGGTCATCGAGCGCGATGGCAGCATCATTGCCTGCGGCGGGCTCTCGCGCCGCGGCGATGGCAGTGCCGGCTTCTGCTGGGGCATGGTCGAGCGCGCGCTGCACCGGCAGGGAATCGGCCGTGAACTGGCGGTGGCACGACTGCAGCAGGCCGAACGTGATGCCTCGATTGCACGCATCACGCTCAGCACCAGCCAGCACACCCGGGGCTTCTACGCTGGCCTGGGCTTCCAGGTGACACGGGTGGTGCCGGATGGCCACGGCCCCGGCATCGACGCCGTGGAGATGGAGCGGAGGATGTAA
- a CDS encoding Slp family lipoprotein yields the protein MNTKFLLTAVATLALSACATAPKPLQGQFSLVSPRDSVATQQVGTPVRWGGRIIETKPGQGETCFQMISRPLNASGRPNTTSSDASDGRFIACRAGFYDPAVFEAGRDVTFIGKIDGYQNTRIGDYDYRLPKLSADVIYLWPEQRQVDVVPYPYGPWGPGPYGPYWGGYGRWGWW from the coding sequence ATGAACACCAAGTTCCTCCTCACCGCTGTGGCCACGCTGGCCCTGTCGGCCTGCGCCACGGCCCCCAAGCCGCTGCAGGGACAGTTCAGCCTGGTCTCCCCGCGCGACTCGGTCGCCACCCAGCAGGTCGGCACGCCGGTCCGTTGGGGCGGTCGCATCATCGAAACCAAGCCCGGCCAGGGCGAGACCTGCTTCCAGATGATCTCGCGCCCGCTCAACGCCAGTGGCCGCCCGAACACCACCTCGTCCGACGCCAGCGACGGCCGCTTCATCGCCTGCCGCGCCGGCTTCTACGACCCGGCCGTGTTTGAGGCGGGCCGTGACGTGACCTTCATCGGCAAGATCGATGGCTACCAGAACACCCGCATCGGGGACTACGACTACCGCCTGCCGAAGCTGTCGGCCGATGTGATCTACCTGTGGCCGGAACAGCGCCAGGTCGACGTGGTGCCCTACCCCTATGGCCCCTGGGGCCCGGGCCCGTATGGCCCGTACTGGGGTGGCTACGGCCGCTGGGGCTGGTGGTGA
- the recR gene encoding recombination mediator RecR, which yields MSAPLLEQLIDALRVLPGVGQKTAQRMAYHLLEREREGGQRLAETLALAVERIGHCAQCRDFSESELCPTCANSSRERSQLCVVESPADRLAIENATGFRGVYFVLQGRLSPLDGIGPRELGLEQLGRRLAEGEVQELIIATSATVEGEATAHYLAQLARAGKVRPSRLAQGLPLGGELEYVDRGTLSHAFGTRSEFRD from the coding sequence GTGTCCGCACCCCTGCTTGAACAATTGATCGACGCGTTGCGGGTGCTGCCTGGCGTCGGCCAGAAGACGGCGCAGCGCATGGCCTACCACCTGCTCGAGCGCGAGCGCGAAGGTGGCCAGCGTCTGGCCGAGACACTGGCATTGGCGGTGGAGCGCATCGGCCACTGCGCGCAGTGTCGCGATTTCAGCGAATCCGAGTTGTGCCCGACCTGCGCCAACAGCAGCCGCGAGCGCAGCCAGCTGTGCGTGGTCGAATCGCCCGCCGACCGCCTGGCCATCGAGAACGCCACCGGCTTCCGCGGTGTCTACTTCGTGCTGCAGGGGCGGCTGTCGCCGCTGGATGGCATCGGCCCGCGCGAGCTGGGCCTGGAGCAGTTGGGGCGACGGCTGGCCGAAGGCGAGGTGCAGGAGTTGATCATCGCCACCAGCGCCACTGTCGAGGGCGAGGCCACCGCGCATTACCTGGCGCAGCTGGCGCGCGCAGGCAAGGTGCGGCCCAGCCGCCTGGCGCAGGGCCTGCCGCTGGGCGGCGAACTGGAGTACGTCGATCGTGGCACGCTGTCGCATGCGTTCGGGACGCGCAGCGAATTCCGCGATTGA
- a CDS encoding histidine triad nucleotide-binding protein codes for MSNETLFSKIIRREIPATIVYEDDEVLGFKDIAPQAPVHVLFIPKNEIIPTLDDLQPSQAHLIGKLALAAAEYARREGFAQDGYRIVMNCREDAGQTVFHIHMHLLAGAPLGHFGTPGR; via the coding sequence ATGAGCAACGAAACCCTCTTCAGCAAGATCATCCGTCGCGAGATCCCGGCCACCATCGTCTACGAGGATGACGAGGTGCTGGGCTTCAAGGACATCGCACCGCAGGCGCCGGTGCACGTGCTGTTCATTCCGAAGAACGAGATCATTCCGACCCTGGATGACCTGCAGCCGTCGCAGGCGCACCTGATCGGGAAGCTGGCGCTGGCTGCCGCCGAGTACGCGCGCCGCGAGGGCTTCGCACAGGACGGCTACCGCATCGTGATGAACTGCCGCGAGGATGCCGGGCAGACCGTGTTCCATATCCACATGCACCTGCTGGCCGGTGCGCCGCTGGGGCATTTCGGTACGCCGGGGCGTTGA
- the dnaX gene encoding DNA polymerase III subunit gamma/tau, which yields MENGGLMSYLVLARKWRPKRFAELVGQEHVVRALSNALDSGRVHHAFLFTGTRGVGKTTIARIFAKSLNCEQGTSADPCGQCAACLDIDAGRYIDLLEIDAASNTGVDDVREVIENAQYMPSRGKYKVYLIDEVHMLSKAAFNALLKTLEEPPEHVKFLLATTDPQKLPVTVLSRCLQFNLKRLDEDQIQGQMTRILAAEEIEADGSAIVQLAKAADGSLRDGLSLLDQAIAYAGGALREDVVRTMLGTVDRTQVAAMLDALAEGDGPRLLQVVAALAEFSPDWSGVLEALAEGLHRIQVQQLVPGAAVAEGLDATAFAERLRPEVVQLWYQMALNGRRDLPLAPSPRAGFEMAVLRMLAFRPAAAVPPVPKSVEGAAGGNVAGGGSGAGTHEATPAAAAAPAGPAPATQVAAPREPDPEPEPVPQPEPDPTPEPEPVPVEEPVSPPPVKAEAETPPPAAEAEASDDLPPWATDEAEARDEALAAEMAGPDAAMVAPWHESPASVAAPSEPAPPERPFRTEGIAIAPAAPIPARDTAPQEGVSELATAEDWLDLVANSGLSGPSRQLAANAAFISCQHGTLKLGLSPGFEYLRSERALAALGEMLEKALGQAPKIVVETVETEHVPAETLHQRADRQRGERQQEAEAVFMDDPEVQVLIQQHGARVVSDSIRSFDE from the coding sequence ATGGAAAACGGTGGCCTGATGTCCTATCTCGTCCTTGCCCGCAAGTGGCGTCCGAAGCGTTTTGCCGAGCTGGTGGGCCAGGAACACGTGGTCCGTGCGCTCAGCAACGCGCTGGACAGCGGCCGGGTCCACCATGCGTTCCTGTTCACCGGTACCCGCGGCGTGGGCAAGACCACCATTGCGCGCATCTTCGCCAAGTCGCTCAACTGCGAGCAGGGCACCAGCGCCGACCCGTGCGGCCAGTGCGCGGCCTGCCTGGACATCGACGCCGGCCGCTACATCGATCTGCTGGAAATCGACGCCGCGTCCAACACCGGCGTGGACGACGTGCGCGAGGTGATCGAGAACGCGCAGTACATGCCCTCGCGTGGCAAGTACAAGGTCTACCTGATCGACGAAGTGCACATGCTGTCCAAGGCGGCGTTCAACGCGCTGCTGAAGACGCTGGAAGAGCCGCCGGAGCACGTGAAGTTCCTGCTGGCCACCACCGACCCGCAGAAGCTGCCGGTCACCGTGCTCAGCCGCTGCCTGCAGTTCAACCTCAAGCGACTGGATGAGGATCAGATCCAGGGCCAGATGACCCGCATCCTGGCAGCAGAAGAGATCGAGGCTGACGGCAGCGCCATCGTGCAGCTGGCCAAGGCCGCCGATGGCAGCCTGCGTGACGGCCTGTCGCTGCTGGACCAGGCGATCGCCTACGCTGGTGGTGCACTGCGCGAGGACGTGGTGCGCACGATGCTGGGCACCGTCGACCGCACCCAGGTGGCGGCGATGCTCGATGCGCTGGCCGAGGGCGATGGCCCGCGCCTGCTGCAGGTGGTGGCTGCCCTGGCCGAGTTCTCACCGGACTGGAGTGGTGTGCTGGAGGCGCTGGCCGAAGGTCTGCACCGCATCCAGGTGCAGCAGCTGGTACCGGGTGCGGCCGTTGCCGAAGGCCTGGATGCCACCGCGTTTGCCGAGCGCCTGCGCCCGGAAGTGGTGCAGCTCTGGTACCAGATGGCCTTGAATGGCCGTCGCGATCTGCCACTGGCACCGAGCCCGCGTGCGGGCTTTGAAATGGCCGTGCTGCGCATGCTGGCGTTCCGTCCGGCTGCTGCGGTACCGCCGGTGCCGAAGTCGGTTGAAGGCGCCGCAGGCGGCAACGTTGCCGGTGGAGGCAGCGGCGCGGGTACCCACGAAGCGACGCCGGCCGCTGCCGCCGCTCCGGCGGGCCCGGCCCCGGCGACGCAGGTGGCTGCGCCGCGGGAACCTGACCCCGAGCCTGAGCCGGTCCCGCAGCCCGAACCTGACCCAACGCCGGAACCCGAGCCGGTTCCGGTGGAAGAGCCCGTGTCGCCGCCGCCGGTAAAGGCCGAAGCAGAGACGCCGCCGCCGGCCGCTGAAGCAGAAGCGAGCGACGACCTGCCGCCGTGGGCGACCGATGAAGCCGAGGCGCGTGACGAGGCACTGGCGGCCGAGATGGCTGGGCCGGACGCCGCCATGGTGGCGCCCTGGCATGAGTCGCCGGCTTCCGTCGCGGCTCCCAGCGAGCCTGCGCCGCCCGAGCGCCCGTTCCGCACTGAAGGCATCGCCATCGCGCCGGCCGCGCCGATCCCGGCGCGTGATACCGCGCCGCAGGAAGGTGTCAGCGAGCTGGCCACGGCCGAGGACTGGCTGGATCTGGTCGCCAACAGCGGCCTGAGCGGCCCGTCGCGGCAGCTGGCGGCCAACGCTGCCTTCATCAGTTGCCAGCACGGGACCTTGAAACTGGGCCTTTCGCCCGGATTTGAGTATCTGCGCTCGGAGCGCGCGCTGGCCGCCCTGGGCGAGATGCTGGAGAAGGCCCTTGGCCAGGCGCCGAAGATCGTGGTCGAGACCGTGGAAACCGAACACGTTCCGGCCGAGACCCTGCACCAGCGCGCCGACCGCCAGCGTGGCGAGCGGCAGCAGGAAGCAGAGGCCGTTTTCATGGATGACCCGGAAGTGCAGGTGCTGATCCAACAGCACGGCGCCCGGGTTGTTTCCGATTCCATCCGTTCTTTTGACGAGTAA
- a CDS encoding DUF58 domain-containing protein, with amino-acid sequence MTTRWARLQLLARPRRPEVLPQRLDRHRIYVLPTRFGLFVATLLAAMLLGALNYNNNPALLLALLLAAAAIASAIAAHLQLSGVQIDAISAEPVPAGQPLRLRVDVSLRDPRARHGLHLQLGDSEAWTSLPAHGRGEVELQVPSERRGWLELPRIRLSTTQPLGLVRAWSWVWPEQALLVYPQPEALAHPLPESGNDPLHTRAHASGEELHQLRPYRAGDAPRSISWKHSARRDSLLVREYEKPVGIEVILDWRTLAPLGHEARIARLARWVDMAEREGRRYTLLLPAHPPFGPGQGASHHHLCLRALALMPHD; translated from the coding sequence GTGACCACACGCTGGGCACGACTGCAACTGCTGGCACGCCCGCGCAGGCCTGAAGTACTGCCGCAGCGCCTGGACCGCCATCGCATCTACGTGCTGCCCACCCGCTTCGGCCTGTTCGTCGCCACGCTGCTGGCGGCCATGCTGCTGGGCGCACTGAACTACAACAACAACCCGGCGTTGCTGCTGGCCCTGCTGCTGGCGGCAGCGGCGATCGCCAGCGCCATCGCCGCGCACCTTCAGCTGTCGGGCGTACAGATCGACGCGATCTCCGCCGAACCGGTTCCGGCTGGACAACCACTGCGCCTGCGCGTGGACGTGTCACTGCGCGATCCGCGCGCACGTCACGGCCTGCACCTGCAGCTGGGTGACAGCGAAGCCTGGACCTCGCTGCCTGCACACGGCCGCGGTGAAGTGGAACTGCAGGTTCCCAGCGAACGCCGCGGCTGGCTGGAACTGCCACGCATCCGCCTGTCCACCACCCAGCCACTGGGCCTGGTGCGGGCATGGTCGTGGGTGTGGCCGGAACAAGCGCTGCTGGTCTATCCGCAACCCGAGGCGCTTGCTCATCCACTGCCGGAAAGCGGCAACGATCCGCTGCACACCCGCGCCCATGCCAGCGGCGAGGAACTGCATCAGCTACGGCCCTATCGTGCGGGCGATGCACCACGCAGCATTTCATGGAAGCACTCGGCACGCCGCGACAGCCTGCTGGTGCGCGAGTACGAAAAGCCGGTCGGCATCGAAGTCATCCTCGACTGGCGCACGCTGGCCCCCCTGGGCCATGAAGCACGCATCGCACGATTGGCACGATGGGTCGACATGGCCGAGCGCGAAGGCCGCCGCTACACCCTGCTGCTGCCTGCACACCCGCCGTTCGGGCCAGGCCAGGGTGCCAGCCACCACCACCTGTGCCTGCGTGCACTGGCATTGATGCCGCATGACTGA
- a CDS encoding DUF3667 domain-containing protein yields MSSTDSAHAACENCDTVLHGHYCHRCGQSAHNPLKHVGHAIEEVFESFWHLDGRIFRTLRDLWVPGRIALNYLKGRRVGYVQPLRLFVILTLFTFFIGKLFVHVDDIHMGGSSGSAYTRATTVEQVEAARVEQLATIDRQQANSPATGNPGFAMARAAVNAAAAQRKAELTGAGKEAATTEHGTFFNHTVNGKPWDADTNPIVVAGWPTFANNWLNKRLHNGNTNIQRMGGKTDLYMQAILTALPGALFFLMPVFALVLRIAYIPRPMGYLEHLVVALYSHCWLMMVLLATFLLAGVSSALASPAFGAVSQWLYALLWLAVPVYLLWMQQRVYGGNKVLTVLRYLAIGGVYLFLVSFVVMYAVLAGISA; encoded by the coding sequence ATGAGCTCGACCGACAGCGCGCACGCCGCCTGCGAGAACTGCGACACCGTCCTGCATGGCCACTACTGCCATCGCTGCGGGCAATCAGCGCACAACCCGCTCAAGCATGTGGGCCACGCCATCGAGGAAGTGTTCGAATCCTTCTGGCACCTGGACGGGCGCATCTTCCGCACGCTGCGCGATCTCTGGGTTCCCGGCCGCATCGCACTGAACTACCTCAAGGGGCGTCGCGTGGGATACGTACAGCCCCTGCGGCTGTTCGTCATCCTTACCCTGTTTACGTTCTTCATCGGCAAGCTGTTCGTGCATGTCGACGACATCCACATGGGCGGCAGCAGCGGTTCGGCGTACACCAGGGCCACAACCGTCGAGCAGGTCGAAGCCGCGCGCGTGGAACAGCTCGCGACGATCGATCGCCAGCAGGCCAACTCACCCGCCACCGGCAACCCCGGCTTCGCCATGGCCAGGGCTGCAGTGAATGCCGCAGCCGCGCAGCGCAAAGCCGAGCTCACCGGTGCCGGCAAGGAGGCCGCCACGACGGAGCACGGCACCTTCTTCAACCACACCGTCAACGGCAAGCCCTGGGATGCGGACACCAATCCCATCGTGGTTGCCGGCTGGCCGACGTTCGCCAACAACTGGCTCAACAAGCGCCTGCACAACGGCAACACCAACATCCAGCGCATGGGCGGCAAGACCGATCTGTACATGCAGGCGATCCTGACTGCGTTGCCCGGTGCCCTGTTCTTCCTGATGCCGGTGTTCGCGCTGGTGCTGCGCATCGCCTACATCCCGCGGCCGATGGGCTATCTGGAACACCTGGTGGTGGCGCTGTACAGCCACTGCTGGCTGATGATGGTGCTGTTGGCAACCTTCCTCCTCGCGGGCGTCAGCAGCGCGCTCGCATCCCCCGCATTCGGCGCCGTCAGCCAATGGCTGTATGCACTGCTGTGGCTGGCGGTCCCGGTCTACCTGCTGTGGATGCAGCAGCGCGTCTACGGCGGCAACAAGGTGCTGACCGTGCTGCGCTACCTGGCCATCGGCGGCGTCTACCTGTTTCTGGTCAGCTTCGTGGTGATGTATGCGGTGCTGGCGGGAATCTCTGCCTGA